A section of the bacterium genome encodes:
- a CDS encoding YfcE family phosphodiesterase, translating into MKIGVLSDSHKNLLYLRKALELLLKENVSFLIHLGDDYSDTKILDEYPIANIKVPGVFDPEYKDSNIKNRRIEEIAGFYFLISHTKTSHKNDQSTDLIPEDIISNGGIDIVLFGHTHLYEIKKENEIIFFNPGHLQEIDAKGRSATYGICEINDEIIFSIHSLDGNCLLKEAFPKCKRG; encoded by the coding sequence ATGAAAATAGGGGTCCTTTCTGATTCCCACAAGAACCTTTTGTATTTAAGAAAAGCCCTGGAGCTTCTTTTGAAAGAAAATGTCTCCTTCCTTATCCATCTTGGCGATGATTATTCTGACACAAAGATACTTGATGAATACCCCATAGCAAATATTAAGGTTCCTGGTGTATTTGATCCTGAATATAAAGATAGCAATATAAAAAATAGGAGGATTGAAGAAATAGCTGGGTTTTATTTCTTAATCTCCCATACAAAAACCTCGCATAAAAACGACCAGAGCACAGACCTTATTCCAGAGGATATAATTAGTAATGGAGGGATTGATATTGTTTTGTTTGGACACACACATCTTTATGAGATAAAGAAAGAAAACGAAATTATATTTTTTAATCCAGGACACCTTCAAGAAATAGATGCAAAGGGAAGAAGCGCAACCTATGGAATTTGTGAAATAAATGATGAAATTATATTCTCTATTCATTCCCTTGATGGAAATTGCCTTCTTAAAGAAGCCTTTCCCAAATGCAAAAGAGGATAA
- a CDS encoding ParA family protein: MQKRIIILNQKGGVGKTTTSVNLSASLALLGKKVLLIDIDPQGNSTSSFGIDKRKVNPNIYDVLLEREKIENTILPTGIENLFLAPSNISLAGARIELVNLSNREKRLKDAISGLLSYDYIFIDPPPSLGILTLNGLLASFSIIIPIMISYYALEGLVELLEMIKRVKKSFNPSFSIEGVLITMFNSRTRLSYEIFEEVKKHFKDKLYKTIIPNNIRLAEAPSYGKPAILYDKASKGALSYFELAKEIIEQNI; this comes from the coding sequence ATGCAAAAGAGGATAATCATCCTCAATCAAAAAGGAGGGGTTGGAAAAACAACAACATCCGTTAATCTTTCCGCATCTTTAGCCTTGCTTGGAAAAAAGGTTTTGCTTATTGATATTGATCCACAGGGAAATTCCACATCAAGCTTTGGGATTGATAAAAGAAAGGTAAACCCAAATATCTATGATGTGCTTCTTGAAAGGGAAAAAATAGAAAATACAATCCTGCCTACAGGAATAGAAAACCTCTTTCTTGCCCCCTCAAATATATCTCTGGCAGGAGCAAGGATTGAGCTTGTCAATCTTTCCAATAGGGAAAAAAGGCTTAAAGATGCTATTTCCGGGCTTTTAAGCTATGATTACATATTTATTGACCCTCCGCCATCTTTAGGAATTCTCACCCTAAACGGGCTTCTTGCCTCTTTTTCCATTATTATTCCCATTATGATTTCATATTATGCCCTAGAGGGGCTTGTTGAGCTTCTTGAAATGATAAAGAGGGTAAAGAAAAGCTTTAATCCGAGTTTTTCTATTGAGGGTGTTTTAATAACAATGTTTAACTCAAGAACAAGGCTTTCTTATGAAATCTTTGAGGAGGTAAAAAAACATTTTAAGGATAAACTTTACAAAACCATTATTCCTAATAATATAAGGCTTGCTGAAGCACCATCCTATGGAAAACCTGCTATTCTATATGATAAGGCATCAAAGGGTGCTTTAAGCTATTTTGAGCTTGCAAAGGAAATAATAGAGCAAAACATATAG